Proteins from a genomic interval of Mycoplasmopsis columboralis:
- the mip gene encoding Ig-specific serine endopeptidase MIP, which produces MKKYFWKHFLVTSSAISALALSTSCSKSTQDTKKEPNPTPDTDKQTGDSNKQTGDSGSNNSHTGGSSNEGSLEDVQTEFAKPNSGNGTNLNIPGKPNISDAEYKALSTEQKNKVDLDAYINVLGAELTRRGIYNPNSLYSVINESDVNSYDQKASQADQPDYKSALLRNFTINKNGKLVPNPLGYKLSAAYWNSTVGNRGLARFLPNEKYRDIALQSFAIALTNQNDLISTNDSLTERGTAWIIDYELNDNGYPTKWYLATNLHVAEALRKTTSDGVYSNVVDLQKEKIEYDKTQKRLAELIEIHNKIAKPFDDRIAQSDAEIERLRTELRKEEVDGTPENVKRYEQLIKEQQELQGNINQEKFAKLEEDFNKQYLVEYNQLLQASVIKGITKKIVLEHFNDELPIKQELSTNAEDFRIETFELDPSQVKLVYGGIDFLKTSPKDYLENPNKYHNAEEIADFAVLEIDFNKPGKKLGYWSRKLSSFVETATASELAQRATSNFANWDASRKFKFASSSLYKDYEKNNQEKISVTLQDGRSVSIPKSNVNLMALGFPNSASDNQLDDLARFGKESILQNTSSIWVNKPIYLNPKKQASGRITTEEYGSGFSKSFGVRNFLSHPGISDYFITSPVIDAQNSLPFNAGNFKDSTSSYQGPWYFNYGLGYTLNSWQPLQGASGSSVRTIDNQIVGINFASNDKEGNSLTSLVQAFRSEGIDYKGAYGPYKLEQYDLIYGGGKNQRTSYRQALNQYKSNIKTYLFPNGTSDANVPEEYKFTK; this is translated from the coding sequence ATGAAAAAATACTTTTGAAAACATTTTTTAGTAACATCAAGTGCAATATCTGCATTAGCTTTATCTACAAGTTGTAGTAAAAGTACACAAGATACAAAGAAAGAACCCAATCCAACTCCAGATACAGATAAACAAACCGGTGATTCTAATAAACAAACTGGCGATTCCGGTTCTAATAACTCTCATACCGGAGGTTCTTCAAACGAAGGTAGTCTAGAAGATGTTCAAACCGAATTTGCTAAACCAAATTCAGGGAACGGAACAAATTTAAATATTCCAGGAAAACCAAACATTAGCGATGCTGAATATAAAGCCTTATCAACAGAGCAAAAAAATAAAGTTGACTTAGATGCTTATATTAATGTTTTAGGGGCAGAACTAACTAGAAGAGGAATTTACAATCCTAACTCCTTATATTCTGTGATTAACGAATCTGATGTAAATTCTTATGATCAAAAGGCTTCTCAAGCTGATCAACCTGATTACAAAAGTGCTTTATTAAGAAATTTTACCATTAATAAAAATGGTAAATTAGTACCTAATCCTCTAGGGTACAAGCTATCAGCTGCTTATTGAAATTCTACCGTTGGAAATAGAGGTCTTGCGAGATTTTTACCTAATGAGAAATATAGAGATATCGCTTTACAAAGTTTTGCAATTGCATTAACTAATCAAAATGATTTAATAAGCACCAATGATTCTCTAACTGAGCGTGGAACAGCTTGAATTATTGACTATGAACTAAATGACAACGGTTACCCAACTAAATGATATCTAGCTACAAACTTACACGTTGCTGAAGCCCTTAGAAAAACTACAAGTGATGGTGTTTATTCAAATGTTGTCGACTTGCAAAAAGAAAAGATTGAGTATGATAAAACCCAAAAAAGATTAGCTGAATTAATTGAAATTCATAATAAAATTGCTAAACCTTTTGATGACAGAATTGCTCAATCTGATGCCGAAATTGAACGTTTAAGAACTGAGCTTCGTAAAGAGGAAGTGGATGGTACACCTGAAAATGTTAAAAGATATGAGCAACTAATAAAAGAGCAACAAGAGTTGCAAGGTAATATTAATCAAGAAAAATTCGCCAAACTTGAAGAAGATTTCAACAAACAATATCTAGTTGAATACAACCAATTGCTTCAAGCCTCAGTTATTAAGGGAATAACTAAAAAAATTGTTTTAGAACACTTTAATGATGAATTACCAATAAAACAAGAATTAAGTACTAATGCAGAGGATTTCCGTATTGAAACTTTTGAATTAGATCCTTCTCAAGTAAAACTTGTTTACGGAGGAATTGATTTCTTAAAAACAAGTCCTAAAGATTATTTGGAAAACCCTAATAAATACCACAATGCTGAAGAAATCGCTGACTTTGCAGTCTTAGAAATTGACTTTAACAAGCCAGGTAAAAAACTTGGATATTGATCAAGAAAATTAAGTAGCTTTGTTGAAACAGCAACTGCTAGTGAATTAGCCCAAAGAGCAACCAGCAATTTTGCTAATTGAGATGCAAGTAGAAAATTCAAATTTGCAAGCTCATCTTTATACAAAGATTATGAAAAGAACAATCAAGAAAAGATTTCAGTTACACTCCAAGATGGTCGCTCAGTTAGCATTCCAAAAAGCAATGTTAATTTAATGGCATTAGGTTTCCCTAATTCAGCAAGTGATAATCAACTTGATGATTTAGCTAGATTTGGTAAAGAATCAATTTTACAAAACACTTCAAGTATTTGAGTTAATAAACCAATTTATCTAAATCCTAAAAAACAAGCAAGCGGAAGAATTACAACTGAAGAATACGGATCTGGTTTTTCTAAATCATTTGGAGTAAGAAACTTTTTATCACATCCAGGAATTAGTGATTACTTCATTACTTCACCGGTAATTGATGCTCAAAATAGTTTACCTTTCAATGCAGGAAACTTTAAAGATTCTACTTCTTCATATCAAGGTCCTTGATACTTTAACTATGGTTTAGGTTACACTCTGAACTCATGACAACCTCTTCAAGGTGCTTCAGGTTCAAGCGTTAGAACCATTGATAATCAAATTGTTGGTATTAACTTTGCTTCAAATGACAAAGAAGGTAACTCATTAACTTCTTTAGTACAAGCTTTTAGAAGTGAGGGAATTGATTATAAAGGAGCCTATGGTCCATATAAATTAGAACAATATGACCTAATTTATGGTGGAGGAAAAAATCAAAGAACATCTTATCGTCAAGCTCTAAACCAATACAAATCAAACATAAAAACATACTTATTCCCTAATGGGACT
- the prfA gene encoding peptide chain release factor 1 — MENTMYKSLMQIKEKHDELELKLNQPEIVSDIKTYTQLSKEINNIKDIVEAFNQYLEAEENLKNAKDMLLEKDAEIISLAKLEIAEAESKMNSLTEELKILILPKDENDNRDVIVEIRGAAGGDEANIFAGDLFRMYSKYCNANDMKVTILETSPSDSGGFSLITFAVKGDKPYSKLKFESGAHRVQRVPVTETKGRVHTSTATVTVMPEIDDDIEVEVRSEDLRIDVFRSSGNGGQSVNTTDSAVRITHLPTNIVVSCQEGKSQIQNKEIAMRILKSKLYDIELKKKQEEESMYRKLAGSGARSEKIRTYNYPQDRVTDHRISYSTSLSPVMEGKLNSIIDALLAEEQNEKIKEAGL, encoded by the coding sequence ATGGAAAACACAATGTATAAATCTTTAATGCAAATCAAAGAAAAACATGATGAATTAGAACTAAAATTAAATCAACCAGAAATTGTAAGCGATATTAAAACATACACTCAATTGTCAAAGGAAATTAACAATATCAAGGATATAGTAGAGGCTTTTAATCAATATTTAGAAGCTGAAGAGAATTTAAAAAACGCCAAAGATATGCTTTTAGAGAAAGATGCCGAAATTATTTCTCTTGCAAAATTAGAAATTGCTGAAGCTGAAAGCAAAATGAATTCGTTAACAGAAGAGTTGAAAATCTTAATTTTACCTAAAGATGAAAACGATAATCGTGATGTTATTGTTGAAATTAGAGGGGCTGCAGGTGGTGATGAAGCAAATATTTTTGCTGGAGATTTATTCAGAATGTATTCAAAATATTGCAACGCTAATGATATGAAAGTTACAATATTAGAAACTTCTCCTTCGGATTCTGGTGGATTTTCATTAATTACTTTCGCAGTAAAAGGTGATAAACCTTATTCAAAATTAAAATTTGAATCAGGCGCTCACCGTGTTCAAAGAGTTCCTGTGACCGAAACAAAAGGAAGAGTTCATACTTCAACTGCAACAGTTACAGTTATGCCTGAAATTGATGATGATATTGAAGTAGAAGTAAGAAGCGAAGATTTAAGAATTGATGTTTTCAGATCTTCTGGAAACGGTGGACAATCAGTTAACACCACTGACTCAGCCGTTAGAATTACACACTTACCTACTAATATAGTTGTTTCATGTCAAGAAGGAAAAAGCCAAATTCAAAACAAAGAAATTGCAATGAGAATTTTAAAATCTAAACTATATGACATTGAACTAAAGAAAAAACAAGAAGAAGAATCAATGTATCGGAAATTAGCTGGTTCAGGGGCTAGAAGTGAAAAAATAAGAACATATAATTATCCTCAAGATAGAGTTACAGATCATAGAATTTCATATTCTACTTCTTTATCTCCTGTAATGGAAGGAAAACTAAATTCTATTATTGATGCTTTATTAGCAGAAGAACAAAATGAAAAAATCAAAGAAGCAGGACTTTAA